The following are from one region of the Lepeophtheirus salmonis chromosome 8, UVic_Lsal_1.4, whole genome shotgun sequence genome:
- the zuc gene encoding mitochondrial cardiolipin hydrolase, whose translation MDLRQFLLVSVSSSFLTSLIFMLFYKKSSMKKVLFFPGPKGHSSTEIDTIVSELMKAKKSVDLCLYLLTNPTLVKVIMRLLSLGVTVRLIVDKSAESNATGSYVDKLRQLGVFVRMNYMEDIYLMHHKFAIIDRRTVIFGSFNWTKQAADGNKESLIITDDAELVNPFIIEFDKIWSEFS comes from the exons atggaCCTTCgacaatttttattagtatCTGTTTCTTCCTCATTTCTAACTTCCTTGATATTTAtgcttttttacaaaaaatcctCCATGAAGAAGGTCCTATTTTTTCCTGGTCCTAAAGGTCATTCCTCTACGGAAATCGATACAATTGTTTCAGAACTTATGAAGGCAAAAAAGTCAGTTGACTTATGTCTGTATTTACTCACCAATCCAACCCTTGTAAAGGTTATTATGAGACTATTGTCATTAGGGGTGACTGTTCGATTAATAGTGGATAAGTCCGCAGAGAGCAATGCTACTGGTTCTTATGTTGACAAGCTTCGTCAGCTTGGCGTTTTTGTGAGAATGAACTATATGGAAGACATATATTTGATGCACCATAAATTTGCTATTATTG ACCGTAGGACCGTTATATTTGGATCATTTAATTGGACCAAGCAAGCAGCAGATGGAAACAAAGAAAGTCTCATCATAACAGATGACGCTGAATTGGTCAATCCTTTTATTATAGAGTTCGACAAAATTTGGTCGGAATTTTCTTAg
- the LOC121122985 gene encoding macoilin-1 isoform X2 yields MKRRSAADGKLARRPLKRTKIAENFYGNSLVYIKLLLLWGLVLFADYFLEFRFEYLWPFWLFLRSVSDSFKYQGMAFSVFFICIALTSDMICFLFIPLHWLFFAASTYVWVQYVWHTEKGICFPTVFLWLLFVYIEVSIRLKEFKAHVDFKHYPFHLDLCRPFAAHCIGYPVVTLSFGIKSYVGYRIRVRRQKEVHKENEYYYEFCREALPPGSVRQDAFNPHPSPKPCSDDKISDQQGGNSVISVSNSWSSYGVVSWNGHNSDKQKSSPSAGSTSNSVESSMAKTASLNEGYSSNSLISSLSNGLLSASAGLGGCTNGPDLSNGKLITKNSKLNGSATNVDESEDVPPNNGNSSGGGGKGRSSKSGNASQSRDSSSKKSRDLSKLSKDELITRTESDIKRLKCDLQISRNKENELRDQIISYMSNERNLKSEISNLQVEKSVLDNKISSLLSTRACEKATVSNLEKRLADERKQKTDFQIKLETERKAKKDADKSERNAQQNRSDVAKLEIEIGKIRSELYSSQDRCSKAEQEIYVLRKYKESHGDPEQLVSTLNALRDKNSSLESSLSSVTKLKMDLFSALGEARRDLSLRQNIIIQKEKEIRELKQKISEVLAVMPPTSVCPTGAPNPRSSVITNSFGHNPSLSLDLPVSTDLSFNTGSSSLGLSNLDDKLNAQMESSSLYSPPPLSGSVYSPQTNGNIISTSTFTQSWVNTND; encoded by the exons ATGAAGAGACGGAGTGCTGCCGATGGAAAACTCGCCCGACGCCCCCTCAAGAGAACCAAAATAGCGGAAAACTTTTACGGAAA ttcccTGGTGTATATCAAATTACTGCTTCTTTGGGGCCTAGTTCTTTTCGCGGATTATTTCTTGGAGTTCCGTTTCGAGTATTTGTGGCCTTTCTGGTTGTTTTTGCGGAGTGTGAGTGACAGTTTCAAGTATCAAGGAATGGCCTtctcagtattttttatttgcatcgCACTGACTTCGGACATGATTTGCTTTCTCTTTATCCCACTGCATTGGTTGTTCTTTGCGGCGAGTACGTATGTCTGGGTACAGTACGTCTGGCACACGGAAAAAGGAATCTGCTTTCCCACTGTTTTTCTTTGGCTCCTCTTTGTATATATTGAAGTCTCCATACGGCTCAAGGAGTTCAAGGCTCATGTTGACTTTAAACATTATCCCTTTCATTTGGATCTCTGTAGGCCTTTTGCTGCACATTG TATAGGATATCCTGTAGTCACTCTGAGCTTTGGAATTAAAAGCTACGTTGGATATCGAATCCGAGTGCGGCGTCAGAAAGAGGTCCATAAAGAAAAtgagtattattatgaattttgtaGAGAGGCTTTACCTCCTGGCTCCGTTCGACAGGACGCATTTAATCCTCATCCTAGTCCAAAGCCTT gcTCTGATGATAAAATATCGGATCAGCAAGGAGGAAATTCTGTGATATCAGTTTCAAACTCATGGTCAAGTTATGGTGTTGTATCGTGGAATGGTCATAACAGTGACAAACAAAAATCTTCTCCGAGTGCTGGTTCAACCAGTAATTCTGTCGAGAGCTCAATGGCAAAAACTGCTTCGTTAAATGAAGGCTATAGTTCAAACTCTCTTATTTCATCTCTAAGTAACGGCTTACTTTCTGCGTCAGCTGGACTTGGAGGTTGTACTAATGGACCTGATCTCAGCAACGGTAAGCTTAtaaccaaaaattcaaaattaaatggttCTGCAACAAATGTTGATGAAAGTGAAGATGTACCTCCAAATAATGGCAATAGTTCTGGTGGAGGAGGAAAAGGAAGGTCTTCTAAGTCTGGAAATGCATCCCAGTCCAGAGATTCCTCTTCTAAGAAAAGTCGTGATTTGTCTAAACTCTCAAAAGATGAATTGATTACCCGTACGGAATCAGATATTAAAAGACTTAAATGTGATCTTCAAATCTCACGTAATAAGGAAAACGAACTGAGGGATCAGATTATATCTTATATGAGTA ATGAACGTAACTTGAAATCGGAAATTTCTAATTTGCAAGTAGAAAAATCTGttcttgataataaaatatcttctcTTTTGTCAACTCGTGCCTGTGAAAAGGCAACTGTCTCAAACCTTGAGAAACGCTTGGCAGATGAGCGTAAACAGAAAactgattttcaaatcaaacttGAAACAGAGCGAAAGGCAAAGAAAGATGCGGACAAAAGTGAACGAAATGCTCAGCAAAATCGGAGCGATGTTGCCAAGCTCGAAATTGAGATTGGAAAAATTCGAAGTGAGTTGTATTCGTCTCAGGATCGATGCTCCAAAGCAGAACAAGAAATATATgttcttagaaaatataaagaatctCATGGTGATCCTGAGCAGCTTGTTAGTACCTTGAATGCGCTCAGGGACAAAAATTCCTCTTTAGAAAGTTCTCTATCATCAGTTACAAAGTTAAAGATGGATTTGTTCTCAGCTCTTGGTGAAGCAAGGCGTGACTTGTCTCTCAGACAAA atattattattcagaaagaaaaagaaatcaggGAGCTAAAGCAAAAAATTTCTGAAGTTCTTGCCGTGATGCCGCCTACATCTGTCTGTCCAACAGGGGCTCCCAATCCGAGATCATCAGTAATAACCAACTCTTTCGGCCACAACCCTTCTCTTTCACTGGATTTACCGGTATCTACGGATTTGTCTTTCAATACTGGTAGCAGTTCTTTAGGGCTGTCTAATCTTGATGATAAGCTTAATGCCCAAATGGAATCTTCCAGTCTTTATTCTCCACCACCTCTCTCTGGGAGTGTTTATTCTCCTCAGACCAACGGAA ACATCATCTCTACATCTACATTTACCCAGTCATGGGTAAACACAAATGATTAA
- the LOC121122985 gene encoding macoilin-1 isoform X1 codes for MKRRSAADGKLARRPLKRTKIAENFYGNSLVYIKLLLLWGLVLFADYFLEFRFEYLWPFWLFLRSVSDSFKYQGMAFSVFFICIALTSDMICFLFIPLHWLFFAASTYVWVQYVWHTEKGICFPTVFLWLLFVYIEVSIRLKEFKAHVDFKHYPFHLDLCRPFAAHCIGYPVVTLSFGIKSYVGYRIRVRRQKEVHKENEYYYEFCREALPPGSVRQDAFNPHPSPKPCSDDKISDQQGGNSVISVSNSWSSYGVVSWNGHNSDKQKSSPSAGSTSNSVESSMAKTASLNEGYSSNSLISSLSNGLLSASAGLGGCTNGPDLSNGKLITKNSKLNGSATNVDESEDVPPNNGNSSGGGGKGRSSKSGNASQSRDSSSKKSRDLSKLSKDELITRTESDIKRLKCDLQISRNKENELRDQIISYMSNERNLKSEISNLQVEKSVLDNKISSLLSTRACEKATVSNLEKRLADERKQKTDFQIKLETERKAKKDADKSERNAQQNRSDVAKLEIEIGKIRSELYSSQDRCSKAEQEIYVLRKYKESHGDPEQLVSTLNALRDKNSSLESSLSSVTKLKMDLFSALGEARRDLSLRQNIIIQKEKEIRELKQKISEVLAVMPPTSVCPTGAPNPRSSVITNSFGHNPSLSLDLPVSTDLSFNTGSSSLGLSNLDDKLNAQMESSSLYSPPPLSGSVYSPQTNGTILQFFADIISTSTFTQSWVNTND; via the exons ATGAAGAGACGGAGTGCTGCCGATGGAAAACTCGCCCGACGCCCCCTCAAGAGAACCAAAATAGCGGAAAACTTTTACGGAAA ttcccTGGTGTATATCAAATTACTGCTTCTTTGGGGCCTAGTTCTTTTCGCGGATTATTTCTTGGAGTTCCGTTTCGAGTATTTGTGGCCTTTCTGGTTGTTTTTGCGGAGTGTGAGTGACAGTTTCAAGTATCAAGGAATGGCCTtctcagtattttttatttgcatcgCACTGACTTCGGACATGATTTGCTTTCTCTTTATCCCACTGCATTGGTTGTTCTTTGCGGCGAGTACGTATGTCTGGGTACAGTACGTCTGGCACACGGAAAAAGGAATCTGCTTTCCCACTGTTTTTCTTTGGCTCCTCTTTGTATATATTGAAGTCTCCATACGGCTCAAGGAGTTCAAGGCTCATGTTGACTTTAAACATTATCCCTTTCATTTGGATCTCTGTAGGCCTTTTGCTGCACATTG TATAGGATATCCTGTAGTCACTCTGAGCTTTGGAATTAAAAGCTACGTTGGATATCGAATCCGAGTGCGGCGTCAGAAAGAGGTCCATAAAGAAAAtgagtattattatgaattttgtaGAGAGGCTTTACCTCCTGGCTCCGTTCGACAGGACGCATTTAATCCTCATCCTAGTCCAAAGCCTT gcTCTGATGATAAAATATCGGATCAGCAAGGAGGAAATTCTGTGATATCAGTTTCAAACTCATGGTCAAGTTATGGTGTTGTATCGTGGAATGGTCATAACAGTGACAAACAAAAATCTTCTCCGAGTGCTGGTTCAACCAGTAATTCTGTCGAGAGCTCAATGGCAAAAACTGCTTCGTTAAATGAAGGCTATAGTTCAAACTCTCTTATTTCATCTCTAAGTAACGGCTTACTTTCTGCGTCAGCTGGACTTGGAGGTTGTACTAATGGACCTGATCTCAGCAACGGTAAGCTTAtaaccaaaaattcaaaattaaatggttCTGCAACAAATGTTGATGAAAGTGAAGATGTACCTCCAAATAATGGCAATAGTTCTGGTGGAGGAGGAAAAGGAAGGTCTTCTAAGTCTGGAAATGCATCCCAGTCCAGAGATTCCTCTTCTAAGAAAAGTCGTGATTTGTCTAAACTCTCAAAAGATGAATTGATTACCCGTACGGAATCAGATATTAAAAGACTTAAATGTGATCTTCAAATCTCACGTAATAAGGAAAACGAACTGAGGGATCAGATTATATCTTATATGAGTA ATGAACGTAACTTGAAATCGGAAATTTCTAATTTGCAAGTAGAAAAATCTGttcttgataataaaatatcttctcTTTTGTCAACTCGTGCCTGTGAAAAGGCAACTGTCTCAAACCTTGAGAAACGCTTGGCAGATGAGCGTAAACAGAAAactgattttcaaatcaaacttGAAACAGAGCGAAAGGCAAAGAAAGATGCGGACAAAAGTGAACGAAATGCTCAGCAAAATCGGAGCGATGTTGCCAAGCTCGAAATTGAGATTGGAAAAATTCGAAGTGAGTTGTATTCGTCTCAGGATCGATGCTCCAAAGCAGAACAAGAAATATATgttcttagaaaatataaagaatctCATGGTGATCCTGAGCAGCTTGTTAGTACCTTGAATGCGCTCAGGGACAAAAATTCCTCTTTAGAAAGTTCTCTATCATCAGTTACAAAGTTAAAGATGGATTTGTTCTCAGCTCTTGGTGAAGCAAGGCGTGACTTGTCTCTCAGACAAA atattattattcagaaagaaaaagaaatcaggGAGCTAAAGCAAAAAATTTCTGAAGTTCTTGCCGTGATGCCGCCTACATCTGTCTGTCCAACAGGGGCTCCCAATCCGAGATCATCAGTAATAACCAACTCTTTCGGCCACAACCCTTCTCTTTCACTGGATTTACCGGTATCTACGGATTTGTCTTTCAATACTGGTAGCAGTTCTTTAGGGCTGTCTAATCTTGATGATAAGCTTAATGCCCAAATGGAATCTTCCAGTCTTTATTCTCCACCACCTCTCTCTGGGAGTGTTTATTCTCCTCAGACCAACGGAA CTATCCTTCAATTTTTTGCAGACATCATCTCTACATCTACATTTACCCAGTCATGGGTAAACACAAATGATTAA
- the LOC121122984 gene encoding uncharacterized protein yields MGRVRCSVIGCEHRGPVSYHRFPKDLSVRQKWIQFCKRGPALNPESARVCGLHFTERDFEKHVEREHLGPSFNKRRLRRESVPSVRTLKRVSEDTRFTIKPVEIEESEDFLSQLEPETILVQGGNNLSYDPLSSLYEENPDFSIDNASSNGSSSSSSTTLRRSTRTRYTTREDEAGNALLVDDSSNDGSSRRKDEEHSRVRRNLTRKSYFPVPKKGNVYDDKGLLVWNKLDLCDCFDHECSGCHFPCPKCKSPKCAHECRVNRRWQFETRELDGVRGSLLRNQYLMSNTQKKIYSTSIS; encoded by the exons ATG GGACGTGTACGGTGTTCCGTGATCGGATGCGAGCATCGGGGCCCCGTGAGCTATCATCGTTTTCCAAAAGATCTCAGCGTTCGGCAGAAATGgattcaattttgtaaaagagGTCCCGCACTCAACCCAGAGTCTGCCCGAGTTTGTGGCCTTCATTTCACGGAAAGGGATTTTGAGAAGCATGTTGAGAGGGAGCATTTGGGACCTAGTTTCAATAAGCGAAGGCTTCGAAGGGAGAGCGTTCCTTCAGTTAGAACTCTTAAACGAGTTTCAGAAGATACACGCTTTACCATTAAACCCGTAGAAATTGAAGAAAGTGAGGACTTCCTTTCTCAGTTGGAACCAGAAACTATTTTAGTGCAAGgaggaaataatttatcttacgATCCTT TGTCGAGTCTATACGAGGAAAATCCCGACTTTTCCATAGATAATGCCTCTAGTAATGGTAGTAGTTCTAGCTCTTCAACGACACTCAGACGCTCCACTCGAACTCGATATACAACACGGGAAGATGAAGCTGGGAATGCACTCCTTGTTGATGACTCGAGTAATGATGGATCATCTCGAAGGAAAGATGAGGAACATTCTAGAGTACGTCGAAATCTCACAAGGAAGTCTTATTTTCCCGTACCAAAGAAAGGAAATGTCTACGATGACAAGGGACTCCTTGTATGGAATAAACTAGATTTATGCGATTGCTTTGATCACGAGTGTTCAGGCTGTCACTTTCCTTGCCCCAAATGTAAGTCTCCCAAATGTGCTCATGAATGCCGAGTAAATAGACGCTGGCAATTTGAAACTAGAGAGCTTGACGGTGTAAGAGGAAGTCTTTTGCGAAATCAATACCTAATGTCCAATAcacagaagaaaatatattctactTCTATTTCATAA
- the LOC121122985 gene encoding macoilin-1 isoform X3, with protein sequence MKRRSAADGKLARRPLKRTKIAENFYGNSLVYIKLLLLWGLVLFADYFLEFRFEYLWPFWLFLRSVSDSFKYQGMAFSVFFICIALTSDMICFLFIPLHWLFFAASTYVWVQYVWHTEKGICFPTVFLWLLFVYIEVSIRLKEFKAHVDFKHYPFHLDLCRPFAAHCIGYPVVTLSFGIKSYVGYRIRVRRQKEVHKENEYYYEFCREALPPGSVRQDAFNPHPSPKPCSDDKISDQQGGNSVISVSNSWSSYGVVSWNGHNSDKQKSSPSAGSTSNSVESSMAKTASLNEGYSSNSLISSLSNGLLSASAGLGGCTNGPDLSNGKLITKNSKLNGSATNVDESEDVPPNNGNSSGGGGKGRSSKSGNASQSRDSSSKKSRDLSKLSKDELITRTESDIKRLKCDLQISRNKENELRDQIISYMSNERNLKSEISNLQVEKSVLDNKISSLLSTRACEKATVSNLEKRLADERKQKTDFQIKLETERKAKKDADKSERNAQQNRSDVAKLEIEIGKIRSELYSSQDRCSKAEQEIYVLRKYKESHGDPEQLVSTLNALRDKNSSLESSLSSVTKLKMDLFSALGEARRDLSLRQNIIIQKEKEIRELKQKISEVLAVMPPTSVCPTGAPNPRSSVITNSFGHNPSLSLDLPVSTDLSFNTGSSSLGLSNLDDKLNAQMESSSLYSPPPLSGSVYSPQTNGSANDI encoded by the exons ATGAAGAGACGGAGTGCTGCCGATGGAAAACTCGCCCGACGCCCCCTCAAGAGAACCAAAATAGCGGAAAACTTTTACGGAAA ttcccTGGTGTATATCAAATTACTGCTTCTTTGGGGCCTAGTTCTTTTCGCGGATTATTTCTTGGAGTTCCGTTTCGAGTATTTGTGGCCTTTCTGGTTGTTTTTGCGGAGTGTGAGTGACAGTTTCAAGTATCAAGGAATGGCCTtctcagtattttttatttgcatcgCACTGACTTCGGACATGATTTGCTTTCTCTTTATCCCACTGCATTGGTTGTTCTTTGCGGCGAGTACGTATGTCTGGGTACAGTACGTCTGGCACACGGAAAAAGGAATCTGCTTTCCCACTGTTTTTCTTTGGCTCCTCTTTGTATATATTGAAGTCTCCATACGGCTCAAGGAGTTCAAGGCTCATGTTGACTTTAAACATTATCCCTTTCATTTGGATCTCTGTAGGCCTTTTGCTGCACATTG TATAGGATATCCTGTAGTCACTCTGAGCTTTGGAATTAAAAGCTACGTTGGATATCGAATCCGAGTGCGGCGTCAGAAAGAGGTCCATAAAGAAAAtgagtattattatgaattttgtaGAGAGGCTTTACCTCCTGGCTCCGTTCGACAGGACGCATTTAATCCTCATCCTAGTCCAAAGCCTT gcTCTGATGATAAAATATCGGATCAGCAAGGAGGAAATTCTGTGATATCAGTTTCAAACTCATGGTCAAGTTATGGTGTTGTATCGTGGAATGGTCATAACAGTGACAAACAAAAATCTTCTCCGAGTGCTGGTTCAACCAGTAATTCTGTCGAGAGCTCAATGGCAAAAACTGCTTCGTTAAATGAAGGCTATAGTTCAAACTCTCTTATTTCATCTCTAAGTAACGGCTTACTTTCTGCGTCAGCTGGACTTGGAGGTTGTACTAATGGACCTGATCTCAGCAACGGTAAGCTTAtaaccaaaaattcaaaattaaatggttCTGCAACAAATGTTGATGAAAGTGAAGATGTACCTCCAAATAATGGCAATAGTTCTGGTGGAGGAGGAAAAGGAAGGTCTTCTAAGTCTGGAAATGCATCCCAGTCCAGAGATTCCTCTTCTAAGAAAAGTCGTGATTTGTCTAAACTCTCAAAAGATGAATTGATTACCCGTACGGAATCAGATATTAAAAGACTTAAATGTGATCTTCAAATCTCACGTAATAAGGAAAACGAACTGAGGGATCAGATTATATCTTATATGAGTA ATGAACGTAACTTGAAATCGGAAATTTCTAATTTGCAAGTAGAAAAATCTGttcttgataataaaatatcttctcTTTTGTCAACTCGTGCCTGTGAAAAGGCAACTGTCTCAAACCTTGAGAAACGCTTGGCAGATGAGCGTAAACAGAAAactgattttcaaatcaaacttGAAACAGAGCGAAAGGCAAAGAAAGATGCGGACAAAAGTGAACGAAATGCTCAGCAAAATCGGAGCGATGTTGCCAAGCTCGAAATTGAGATTGGAAAAATTCGAAGTGAGTTGTATTCGTCTCAGGATCGATGCTCCAAAGCAGAACAAGAAATATATgttcttagaaaatataaagaatctCATGGTGATCCTGAGCAGCTTGTTAGTACCTTGAATGCGCTCAGGGACAAAAATTCCTCTTTAGAAAGTTCTCTATCATCAGTTACAAAGTTAAAGATGGATTTGTTCTCAGCTCTTGGTGAAGCAAGGCGTGACTTGTCTCTCAGACAAA atattattattcagaaagaaaaagaaatcaggGAGCTAAAGCAAAAAATTTCTGAAGTTCTTGCCGTGATGCCGCCTACATCTGTCTGTCCAACAGGGGCTCCCAATCCGAGATCATCAGTAATAACCAACTCTTTCGGCCACAACCCTTCTCTTTCACTGGATTTACCGGTATCTACGGATTTGTCTTTCAATACTGGTAGCAGTTCTTTAGGGCTGTCTAATCTTGATGATAAGCTTAATGCCCAAATGGAATCTTCCAGTCTTTATTCTCCACCACCTCTCTCTGGGAGTGTTTATTCTCCTCAGACCAACGGAAGTGCGAatgatatataa
- the LOC121122987 gene encoding histone deacetylase 8 isoform X2, whose product MYTVQAWHYLMIGTLNRTGKKLNGTLTSLQYKGYDCPWIPNIMSFVRRIAGGSITAAEALAKNECEIAVNWFGGWHHCQRDTASGFCYVNDIVLAIHALRKTFDKILYVDLDVHHGDGVENAFAFTPKVYTFSMHQYEAGFFPGSGKLEDCGRGKGTNFTTNVPIKRGIDDEQYAYIFTNLFDEICYAFRPDAIVVQCGGDILAGDPLGGFNVTLYGAGICIQKIMSINKPTLYLGGGGYNLSNTSIYWTYLTALLTGNVLPSDIPDCDPYFPSYGPSFELQVDSSLQKNENTTQDIEDLLETLFDVLENVST is encoded by the exons atgtatactgtgCAAGCCTGGCactaccttatgattggaacgctGAACAgaacggggaaaaaattgaacggAACGCTTACAAGTCTGCAATATAAAG GTTATGATTGCCCTTGGATTCCAAATATAATGTCATTTGTTCGTCGAATTGCAGGAGGTTCAATAACTGCTGCTGAGGCTTTAGCAAAAAATGAGTGTGAAATTGCAGTCAATTGGTTTGGTGGTTGGCATCATTGTCAGAGAGATACAGCATCAGGATTTTGCTACGTAAATGACATAGTTTTAGCTATTCATGCCTTGAGAAAGACTTTTGACAAAATTCTTTATGTTGATTTAGATGTGCATCACg GGGATGGCGTAGAAAATGCATTTGCCTTTACACCCAAAGTTTACACATTTTCTATGCATCAATATGAAGCTGGGTTCTTTCCAGGCTCTGGTAAATTGGAAGATTGTGGTAGAGGAAAAGGTACAAATTTTACGACCAATGTTCCTATAAAAAGAGGAATAGATGATGAACAGTATGCTTATATCTTTACAAA cttatttgatgaaatttgtTATGCATTTCGTCCTGACGCAATCGTAGTACAATGTGGAGGGGATATTCTTGCAGGGGATCCTCTAGGAGGATTTAATGTTACTCTTTATGGTGCTGGTATATGCATCCAAAAGATTATGTCCATTAATAAACCTACTCTATATCTTGGAGGCGGAGGATATAACCTTTCAAACACTTCTATATATTGGACATATTTGACTGCCTTGCTAACTGGAAATGTTCTTCCCTCAGATATTCCCGACTGTGATCCCTATTTTCCTTCTTACGGTCCAAGTTTTGAACTTCAAGTTGATTCTagtctacaaaaaaatgaaaataccaCTCAAGACATCGAAGATCTTTTAGAAACATTATTTG ATGTTTTGGAAAATGTATCAACATAG
- the LOC121122987 gene encoding histone deacetylase 8 isoform X1: protein MKSRPQVTFIEDPQIITECNRIQKIKGRASMVSSLIQSYGLKEHMRIESSRDATEDELKSFHSQDYLDKLAAMETEEDAVNENDQEEIGIGYDCPWIPNIMSFVRRIAGGSITAAEALAKNECEIAVNWFGGWHHCQRDTASGFCYVNDIVLAIHALRKTFDKILYVDLDVHHGDGVENAFAFTPKVYTFSMHQYEAGFFPGSGKLEDCGRGKGTNFTTNVPIKRGIDDEQYAYIFTNLFDEICYAFRPDAIVVQCGGDILAGDPLGGFNVTLYGAGICIQKIMSINKPTLYLGGGGYNLSNTSIYWTYLTALLTGNVLPSDIPDCDPYFPSYGPSFELQVDSSLQKNENTTQDIEDLLETLFDVLENVST, encoded by the exons atgaagtcTCGACCACAAGTTACTTTTATAGAAGATCCTCAAATTATTACAGAATGTAATAGAATACAGAAAATCAAGGGACGA gcttCCATGGTATCCAGCCTCATACAAAGCTATGGTTTAAAAGAGCACATGAGGATTGAATCCTCAAGGGATGCGACTGAAGatgaattaaaatcttttcatAGTCAGGACTATCTAGACAAACTTGCAGCAATGGAGACTGAAGAAGATGCAGTAAACGAAAACGATCAGGAGGAGATTGGCATTG GTTATGATTGCCCTTGGATTCCAAATATAATGTCATTTGTTCGTCGAATTGCAGGAGGTTCAATAACTGCTGCTGAGGCTTTAGCAAAAAATGAGTGTGAAATTGCAGTCAATTGGTTTGGTGGTTGGCATCATTGTCAGAGAGATACAGCATCAGGATTTTGCTACGTAAATGACATAGTTTTAGCTATTCATGCCTTGAGAAAGACTTTTGACAAAATTCTTTATGTTGATTTAGATGTGCATCACg GGGATGGCGTAGAAAATGCATTTGCCTTTACACCCAAAGTTTACACATTTTCTATGCATCAATATGAAGCTGGGTTCTTTCCAGGCTCTGGTAAATTGGAAGATTGTGGTAGAGGAAAAGGTACAAATTTTACGACCAATGTTCCTATAAAAAGAGGAATAGATGATGAACAGTATGCTTATATCTTTACAAA cttatttgatgaaatttgtTATGCATTTCGTCCTGACGCAATCGTAGTACAATGTGGAGGGGATATTCTTGCAGGGGATCCTCTAGGAGGATTTAATGTTACTCTTTATGGTGCTGGTATATGCATCCAAAAGATTATGTCCATTAATAAACCTACTCTATATCTTGGAGGCGGAGGATATAACCTTTCAAACACTTCTATATATTGGACATATTTGACTGCCTTGCTAACTGGAAATGTTCTTCCCTCAGATATTCCCGACTGTGATCCCTATTTTCCTTCTTACGGTCCAAGTTTTGAACTTCAAGTTGATTCTagtctacaaaaaaatgaaaataccaCTCAAGACATCGAAGATCTTTTAGAAACATTATTTG ATGTTTTGGAAAATGTATCAACATAG